From Sulfolobales archaeon, the proteins below share one genomic window:
- a CDS encoding ParB N-terminal domain-containing protein, producing the protein MIPAKTQRITQSGISLKIFYADPEDLKPHEESIYERIQQVRLSLVRTGVLRRPLIVDEKTGVIIDGTHRYEALKRIGACRIPVVGVDYLSEDEVRIASWVRVYILKKSLDADSHNISDLLAGVSGDDMNMSRVGRTLIISINTGDPQKIYREIAFLEKNPAFMYKVDRVIYRSRINHLELSRTPAIALILPPLGKEDVVKAGLSRKPFPPKSTRHLTILKRLELRIRVKELTGGSCP; encoded by the coding sequence ATCATACCTGCCAAAACTCAGCGAATAACTCAAAGTGGGATTAGTCTGAAGATCTTCTACGCAGATCCAGAGGATCTGAAGCCTCATGAAGAGAGCATATACGAGAGGATCCAGCAGGTAAGACTCTCACTCGTCAGGACAGGGGTTTTAAGAAGACCTCTAATAGTTGATGAGAAGACGGGAGTTATAATCGATGGAACTCATAGATATGAGGCTCTGAAGAGGATTGGCGCTTGTAGAATACCGGTAGTGGGTGTTGACTATCTATCTGAAGACGAGGTGAGGATCGCCAGCTGGGTTAGAGTGTATATATTAAAAAAGAGTCTAGATGCGGATAGCCATAACATATCAGATCTATTAGCTGGGGTAAGCGGAGATGACATGAATATGAGTAGAGTAGGTAGGACTCTAATCATCTCTATCAATACAGGAGATCCTCAGAAGATCTATAGAGAGATAGCTTTTCTAGAGAAAAACCCAGCTTTCATGTACAAAGTGGATCGAGTTATATATCGTTCAAGAATTAACCATCTAGAGCTCAGCAGAACTCCAGCGATAGCGTTAATCCTCCCTCCTCTGGGTAAGGAAGATGTGGTGAAAGCCGGTCTAAGCAGGAAACCTTTTCCACCGAAATCAACTAGGCATCTAACAATTCTTAAGAGGCTAGAACTGAGAATACGTGTCAAGGAGCTGACAGGTGGCTCATGCCCATAG
- a CDS encoding TrpB-like pyridoxal phosphate-dependent enzyme: MDLRIRPSIRASQREDLVPEYWYNILPDLPKPLPPPRLPDGSIPPRSMFERLFPKALVDQEMSSERYIKIPYEVRETLIRLGRPTPLIRAVGLERFLGTPARIYYKYEGALPTGSHKINTAVAQIYYNKIEGIERVSTETGAGQWGSALALAGALFGVKVRVFMVRSSYNQKPYRRVLMELYGAEVIPSPSTLTRFGKAVLEKDPDSPGSLGIAISEAIEDVLSNEKARYSLGSVLNHVLLHQTIIGLEARKQLEEIGEEEPDYVVGSVGGGSNFAGLSYPFIHDKLKSRSKTKFIAVEPKACPSLTRGVYTYDYGDTAGLTPMLKMYTVGHRYRVPPIHAGGLRYHGDAPSLCLLVNEKIIDAVAYHQTEVFEAGRIFAMSEGVVPAPESAHAVKAVIDIALEAKRKNEKIVILFNLSGHGLLDLQGYKEYLEGSMQNYEPEVIDLSYLPKLSE; this comes from the coding sequence ATGGATCTAAGGATAAGGCCCTCTATAAGGGCCTCACAAAGAGAGGATCTCGTACCTGAATATTGGTATAATATACTCCCAGACCTTCCAAAACCACTGCCACCACCCCGTCTGCCCGACGGCTCGATACCGCCGAGATCTATGTTTGAGAGACTGTTTCCCAAAGCACTTGTTGATCAGGAGATGAGTTCTGAGAGATATATCAAGATCCCCTACGAAGTTAGAGAAACCCTGATAAGACTTGGAAGACCGACACCACTGATAAGAGCTGTCGGGCTAGAGAGATTTCTCGGAACACCGGCCAGGATTTATTATAAGTATGAGGGTGCTCTTCCAACCGGTAGTCATAAGATCAATACGGCGGTAGCCCAGATCTACTATAACAAGATTGAGGGTATAGAGAGAGTCTCCACAGAAACAGGCGCTGGACAGTGGGGGTCTGCATTAGCTCTCGCAGGAGCTCTCTTCGGCGTTAAGGTCAGGGTTTTCATGGTTAGATCCAGCTATAATCAGAAGCCTTATAGAAGAGTTCTCATGGAGCTCTACGGTGCCGAGGTGATCCCAAGCCCCTCTACTCTGACAAGATTTGGGAAAGCCGTTCTTGAAAAAGATCCCGACAGTCCTGGAAGTCTCGGTATAGCCATATCGGAAGCCATTGAAGATGTTCTCTCGAATGAGAAGGCTAGATATAGTCTTGGGAGTGTTCTCAATCATGTGCTTCTTCATCAAACGATCATAGGCTTAGAAGCTAGGAAACAGCTAGAAGAGATAGGAGAAGAAGAACCCGACTACGTAGTTGGTAGTGTGGGAGGAGGCTCTAACTTCGCTGGACTATCCTACCCATTTATCCACGACAAGCTGAAGAGCAGATCGAAGACGAAATTCATAGCTGTTGAGCCGAAAGCATGTCCTTCTCTCACTAGAGGTGTATACACATATGATTATGGTGATACAGCAGGATTAACACCGATGCTTAAGATGTATACTGTTGGACATAGGTATAGAGTTCCACCTATTCACGCAGGCGGTCTAAGATATCATGGTGACGCTCCATCCCTCTGCCTCCTTGTTAATGAGAAAATCATAGATGCCGTAGCATATCACCAGACAGAAGTCTTCGAAGCTGGCAGGATCTTCGCTATGAGCGAGGGCGTGGTGCCAGCACCTGAAAGCGCGCATGCTGTGAAGGCTGTAATAGATATAGCTCTTGAGGCTAAGAGGAAGAATGAGAAGATTGTAATCCTCTTCAACCTGAGTGGACACGGACTTCTAGATCTCCAAGGCTACAAGGAATATCTAGAAGGAAGTATGCAGAATTATGAACCGGAGGTGATAGACCTATCATACCTGCCAAAACTCAGCGAATAA
- a CDS encoding nucleotidyltransferase domain-containing protein: protein MSLEEFLIREAKRRAEIFSNLDKYLRKIAEIVASLDPDAEVYLFGSVAENKHLLSSDIDVLVATRISPGEVLARLWREEIKDLFEIHVITSDMLDIYKKRTKLIKISSADNL from the coding sequence ATGTCATTAGAGGAATTCTTGATAAGAGAAGCTAAACGTAGAGCTGAGATATTCAGTAACCTGGACAAATATCTGAGAAAGATTGCTGAGATAGTCGCAAGTCTAGATCCTGATGCAGAGGTCTATCTATTCGGTAGCGTTGCGGAGAATAAGCATCTGCTTTCAAGCGATATAGATGTTCTAGTAGCAACCAGGATCAGCCCAGGAGAAGTTCTTGCAAGACTTTGGAGAGAAGAGATAAAAGACCTCTTCGAGATCCACGTGATAACATCAGATATGCTTGATATATACAAGAAAAGAACGAAACTTATAAAGATAAGCTCCGCAGATAATCTATGA
- a CDS encoding HEPN domain-containing protein, translating to MSGLESFFETAIIQIDRGFYDLAAFSLEQSIQLYLEAYLLRLGVDYQRTHSVRKLLELIGNLSGREEVKELLLRYAVEIGSLEDAYITSRYTGRDYSREEIERLKETVEEIMNVIRGILDKRS from the coding sequence TTGAGCGGTCTAGAAAGTTTTTTCGAAACCGCTATTATTCAGATTGATCGAGGATTCTATGATCTTGCAGCTTTCAGTCTTGAACAGTCTATCCAGCTATATCTAGAAGCATATCTCCTCAGACTAGGAGTTGATTATCAGAGGACGCATAGTGTGAGGAAGCTTCTAGAGCTGATAGGCAATCTCTCTGGACGGGAGGAGGTTAAAGAGCTTTTGCTAAGATACGCTGTGGAGATAGGCTCGTTAGAAGATGCTTATATCACATCTAGGTATACTGGTAGAGATTATTCTCGTGAAGAAATTGAAAGATTGAAAGAAACTGTAGAGGAGATCATGAATGTCATTAGAGGAATTCTTGATAAGAGAAGCTAA